ATTTTGGCTTAATGTTATTAATTGCTGGCGCGATCGTAGCTAGCTTAAATACGGTAGGAGTAATTTTAGTGATGGCTTTATTAATTACCCCTAGTGCCACAGCTTACTTATTAGTCAAACGATTACACTGGGTGATGATTTTAGGGGCAATGATTGGCATTATTTCTAGCATTACAGGAATGTATCTTAGCTATTATTTTAATCTTCCTTCGGGGCCAGCGATTGTCATGGTTGCCATTGGTTTCTTTAGTTTAGCTTTTTGTTTTAGCCCTCAGGAAGGAATTTTCATCCCCTCTCAAAGAAGAAATAAGCCGAAAGCATGATGACATTAATGCTAGAATGATGAGTCGTTCCCTTTGCTCATCAATCATGGAAACCATAAACCCTTTTACCATTATCGGTTTAGCGGCTGGTACATTAACCACGATCGCGTTTTTACCCCAAGTCATCAAAACCTGGCAATCTAAATCAGCCAAAGATATTTCTTTAGGAATGTTTTCAATTTTCTGTACAGGTGTTTTCTTATGGATTATTTATGGCTTTAGTGTTGGAGATTTACCCGTTTTACTGGCTAATATTGTTACCTTTATTCTTGCTTTCACCATTTTAATTTTTAAGTTTAGATATGGGTAGATTGTTGGATTTATTCAGAATCAATACTAACTGCACCTGCCCCAGTATTAATTAGTAAAAGCAATCCTCCCATGAGTCCTAAATTTACTATGCCTTTAGCGTAACGAATAAGGAATCTCTTATAACCACCATTGACAATCACCTTCGGGGTTAGTGTGATAAAGCCCTTTTAATGTTTTATAGCCAATCATATCGCTGGCATAAATCGGAACTGGAAGCCTTGGTTCTTGATAGGAACCATGATGTAATAAACATAACTTAAAAGTTGCTTCTAAAACTAACTTGAACTCAGGAACATCCCCTTCTTCTCGAATCGTAATTCTAATGGGATTGGCAATTCCCACTGATTGCTGTGGCCGCGTCGTAACAACAGTAGCGGCGCGATTGGAATGTCGGAAAATTAAGAAACGATGGGGAATTTGTAGTTGTTTTTTGCCGTTTTGAAGTTGGTGGTAGTTAAATAAGCGACAAGTTTTAGTTTTAGTCACTTCAACAAAAATAAAATTGGTATTATTTGCTTTTCCTCTTTCATTTAAAAAATCAATTTCTTTTCCTCGGAATCGCCCATCACGAAACATTAAAACAGTTTTATTAGCTAAGTCTTGTTGCGGAGTAAGTTTCCTCAGAATTTTTGGAGTTACTTCTTCACCTTCTAAACGATCTTGTTCTAAATAATATTTAATAAATTCTCCTTGCTTACCATACAAGCGGACACAAGCACAAGCATTTTGAGTCCCGTTTCCTTTACTTTTTCGTAATCTAGCAACATCTAAACCTAAAAAACAATCAGCTACTTTTAAAGGTTGTGCTAAAACAAAAGGAAGGTTTCCTAATTTAGCCAGAATTCCTAACACAAGGTTGTTAATAATATAGCGATTATTGAGGTTTTCTACCTTGATCATTTGACTGGGAATGCCCTGCTTTAATAATTGTTGCGAAATATGGTGATAGTAACTTCCCTGACTAGTATCATCGAGTTGCTGATCTCCTTCAGGAAGAATGGTTAAGAATAAATGAGGTTTTAGCGCGATCGCTCTTTTTAGTTCACTATCAATTTTAGCAACATCATCTTCTGACATTTGACCACTGACTTCTATGGGAATCTTTTTAATAAATTCAACTTGGAAGCCAACTTCTTCAAAGCTACTTGTCAATTCATTTAATAAATTTTTGGCTTTGTCTTTACACAGTTTCAAAGCGACTGTTTTAATTTTTTTCTCTTGGGCAAAATTTTGATGACAAGAAAATACTCCCCCTTGTGTTAAGCCCTTTTTAATTGAATCACGGGGAAATTGCTTACCTTTTCCAAAGAGAAGTTGAACTGTGTCAAGTTGAAATTTATTAGAATGAAAGAATATATCTTGATTATCAATGGAGTTAACATAATCTTTACTAACTTGAATTCCCCAATCTTTTAAAATTGGTTGTACAAACTTTTTTCCTTGTTCTAAAAGGTCAGTCCATTGTGCAAGTGAAATTTTTGCTAATTTGCGATATCTTTCATACTGATCTAATCCAATAAGATGGCAATTTTTAGGATTAATACTTAATTCTAAGCCGTCAATGACATAATCACCATAACTATCTGTATTATTTTGTTTAACCGAAACAACTAAATCTTCATCATCACTATTTTGGATAATTTCACGAGTTTTCGGGATTAAATCATAACTTAAAAGCCGATCGCGCTCAGTTTTACAAGTTCCAATAATACTATCAATAACCCCTGTGCGATTAATAAAACGGTTTTTAACGGCGAGTTTTAAAAGTTTTCCTTCGTCTTTATTATGTCGTAACCAATAGTCTTTTATCGTTTCTGTTGGTTTAATACTGGTTTTCCAATTCAGCGCGATTCCTGCTTGATTGGGAAAAAAGGTTTCAGGGATAACTTCTAATTGACGGTAAATTTGATAAAACTCTTTTTCAATTAAACTAAGTTCAAGCCTTTGTTTAGAGGTAGATAAGATAACTCGTACTAATTGAGAGATAATGGAGGTTGGAATAGAAGAAAAATCAACAGGGGTTAGGGTTAAATCTAAATTACCAAATTGAGGGCGTAACCGTTGCGCGATCGCGTTATAATCTTCTTGCCAATTGGTTTGATCAGTGGTATTACTAGGATGAGAAAGGAGCCAAAAATTTCCTTGTTCATAAACAGCTTTGACCGTCGAATTTTTCGCCGAAAACTGATAAGCAATTTTGCGTCCTAGTTCTATAGATAAATTAGAAACAGTATGAAAACAAAAAACTTGCGACGTAGAAGATAAAGTAACTTGTAAAATAGTACTGATATAATTAGAACTATTCACTGAATAATGGGTCATAATAGTTACAGATTGATGTAAAGGGACAATAGTTACAAACCTTTCCAGGTGAGGCTGGAAAAATCTGATTAAATTTGTCGGGAGAGCGACGATAAGCGTTGATTTGTTGTTGGTTTTTCTGTGCGATGTCGATTAAGTTTTTAGCGACTAAATTTAATTCCTCATCTGTAGCAGAATAAATCTCCGATTCTTGGGCTAATTCAAGATGATAAAATGAAGCAGTGACCGTTTGATTAGGGTATAATTTTTGTCCTGCCAATAAATAAACTAAACTTTGCCTAAGATCAGGTATAAACTGACCTTTCCCTGTTTTAAAATCTAGAATATGGATTCCCCCATTTTCTTGATTGAGAATACAATCGTAAGCAAATAATAGTTTAGCTTGCCTGTTACCATCTTTTAATATCACTTCCGAGAAATTATTTTCTTCACCTGAAGTAAGCGTTAAAACTGATTTATTTTGCAAAAAAGGATAATGGAGATATTGTTTCAAAATCCATTGGAGACGATGTTGGACTTCTACCACTTCTTGGTCTAAGTTTAGCACTTTTTGAGCCACATAATTAAGCCCTTCTTGATTTAAAGATTCAGGATTATGATATAAATAGTAAACGGCTTTTTGTGCAAGTTTTCCAATTTTTTGAGGCGTTGTATCTTGTTGGCTAAGTAAATTTACTTCCGGTTCTTTCTTTCTAGCGCGAAGAAAACCGCGTTTGTGATGACAATGGTATTCCTCTTTTCCCAGTTGGGGTTGAAACTGCGACCATAAAGAATAGGACACCCACATCTTAATTAACTTAGCAAACAAAAGTACGGTTCATTATTATACGTGAGCTACTCCCGTTAAATCGAAGATTCTAACGGGAGCTTCCTACCCAATCGGCTGCTTTTCTAATCGTAGGAAAAGAGAAGTCTTACACCAAGGCGATAGGCGAACAGCCCGGCTCCCGAGCTTTATAGATAATTGGATGGAAGAGAATCAAAAATTCTTTTATATCTTGGCTTGGTTTTCGCCGAAAAAAGTTCCCCATCTGAAACTTTTTCGATGATAGCACGACTGTTCTCATTCATCTCACCGACAATTCAAAGATTCTGTCGGGAGACTTCTGAGAACGGATAGTTAAATTTATTTCTGCTTTGTTAACTAATGACTGATGACCAATGACCAATAACTACAGACTAAGAAACGCTATAAATTAGGAATTGGCTTAAATGAGGTTAACTCGCTAAACTAAGAATCGGTGTTAAGTAATCATCTTCAATTATGTCGCAATCAACTCAAGCCCATTTGGAACGGACAATCAATAAAAACCGCCCCTTAGAAGAAAGACAACAAGTCGTTAAACAAATGAACTACTATATGGGGGCAAAACTGCTTGAGGTGGGAATGGATCCCCAATCTCCAGAGATTCTTTATCGTTGGTCAGTGAAACATCATGATGATGAACAAACTTGCACTCTTAGTGCTTTTTGGGGAGAATCTAAGAAAGAGCTTCTTTCTGGGGAAAATCCACTGACAGGAGAAGAGTTGATTAGCTGCGCCAGAGCCAATGCATCTAAGGATATTGTAACAGTGGCTCAACTTTGTGGTTATGCTTCGGATGTAGATGGCTTTCGAGCGGCCTTAAAAGAAGCAATGGCTACAATGGGAATGGAAGTTGAGTCCTTACAAAAGTTAATTCAAAATTGAGTAAAACTGACTTAGAGCAATTGAGTTCAGAGGATATTGGACGTATTATAGAGATGGCTTGGGAAGATCGGACTCCGTTTGAAGCGATTACGAGCCAGTATGGTTTGAAAGAAAAAGAGGTGATCAAATTAATGCGAAAGCAAATGAAACCCTCTAGTTTTCGGATGTGGCGGAAACGAGTCAGCGATCGCGCTACTAAGCATTTATACAAACGAGGATTTTCCACAGGTCGCTTTAAAGCCAAACATCAATAAAAAGGTTTATAACCATGGATACGATTTGGGAACTAGATTTCTATTCCCGTCCAATTCGGGATGAAAATAATAAAAAACTCTGGGAGGTTTTAATTTGCGAAAGCCCTTTGGATGTGAAAACCACTCCCGACCAATTATTTCGCTATAATAAGTTCTGCTCAGCGAAAAGCGTTAATTCTATTTTCTTACAAGAAGCCATTAATGACGCGATCGCGCAGTCAGGACATTCTCCAAAAAAAATTCGTTTCTTTCGCCGTCCCATGAGTAATATGATTACTAAGGCGTGTGAGGATTTAGGAATTACCGCCCTCCCCAGTCGGCGCACTTATGCTTTGCAAAAATGGATGCGCCAACGCCAAGAAGAGGTTTATCCCCAACAAGAGGGCTATGATGAAAGTGCAGTTACCAATGTGTCTGTGCAATATCCTGCTGAAAATCCTGCGATTTTGCCTGATGCCATTCGAGGGGATAAAGGAGATAAATGGGCATTTGTCACCCTAGAAGCCCAATCCTTTCAGGAGATGAACGAGTGGGATATTAGTTTTGGGGAGGGGTTTCCACTATCCCTATTTGAATTAGATGCTGATACCAAGATTCCAGGATTAGTGATTTTTTCTCCTCGCGCCATTCCTTTTGCTGGTTGGATGTCGGGAATTGAATTATCACAGATTCAGCTACAACAGGGGAGTTTACCGCGTCTGATTTTACAAACAGGAAGCAGTGAATGTTGGATATTAGCTGATATTACTAATCCTGAAACCCTCAAAGAGGCAAAAAGTTTTCAGGAGGCAAAAGAAAAAGCTGAGGGAGTCCACTTTTTCGCGATTCAACGTGATCCCAACTCAGACTCATTTGCAGGATTTTGGCTATTAGCATGATCAATCCCGAAGAACTTTTAGATAAGGCGCAACAAGCAGGGGTAGATGAGGCGGAAGTTTATCAACTGGTGTCTCATTCTCAGGCAGTTTATTTTGAGGCAAATGATCTCAAACAGTTAGAAACCAATGAATCAGAAGGGGTTGCCCTACGAATTTGGCGCGATCGCGCTCCTAGTGTGACGGTGGCTTATGGCGATATCGATCTGGAAACGTTTGTTAATCGTACCCTCGCCCTATGTGAATTAAATCCCCCTGAAACCATTGAATTAACCCCTGATCACCGACAAGTTTATCCCACTCAGGGAAAAGCAATGTCAAGAGAAACGCTGGTAGAAACGGGAAAAAGCGCGATCGCGCAACTCCATAAATCTTATCCGCGCCTGTTATGTAAAGCGGAATTGGAATGTGAACAGCAAACCACTCGCATTCTTAACACAAAAGGGACAGATTGTCAATATAGTGACATTAGTTTGAGTGCTTTTATCGAAGCAGAATGGGTACGGGGAGAAGACTTTTTCACCATCGCGGATGGGGTAGAAGCCTCAGAAAGTCTTGATTTACGCCCTACTCAGCAACGCATTACCGAGGGAATTAAGTTTGCCTCCCACATTGTTCCCTCCCCAAAAGGGCGTGTTCCCATTATTTTTACCGCTAAAGCCGCCCCCTTATTTTGGGATACATTAGTCTCAGCTTTAAATGGGAAACGAGTCTGGGAAGGATCCTCCCCTTGGAGTGAACGCTTAAACCAGCAAGTGATTTCCCCTCAAATTACCCTTTTTCAAGATCCCACCCAATTACCGCAAAGATGCCCCTTTGATGATGAAGGCACACCTACTCAAAAACTGATGTTAATTCAGGAAGGGCGGTTAGAACAATTTTACAGCGATCGCGCGATCGGATGCTTATTAGAAACTGGTACAACAGGAAATGGCTTTCGTCCCAGTTTAGGACGTTATCCCACCCCAGGCTTAGTCAATTTAATTGTAGAGAATGGGAAAGGGCAACTACAAGACTTAATTTCCCAACTGGATGAGGGATTAGTCATTGATCAACTCCTTGGAGAAGATGCGGATCTCTCAGGAGAATTTTCCGCCAATATTGAACTAGGATATCGCATTCAAAACGGGGAAATTATCGGGCGAGTAAAAGATACGATGGTCGCAGGGAATATTTATACCGCCCTTAATCATTTAATTACTCTGGGGGGTGATTCAGAAATTAATGGCGCTTATAAAACCCCTTCTGTTGTTGTTGATGGTTTATCAGTCGTAAGTTAATAGTGAGTAAACTTTATGGTGTCAGTGTCGGAACTGGCGATCCCGAATTAATTACCGTTAAGGGCTTAAAATGTCTCCAAAACGCCAATATTATCGCCTTTCCTGAAGGAATTAGAGGAAAACAGGGAATTGCCCAAACGATTATTACCCCTTGGCTAGAGTCTCATCAAACCCTTTTGCCATTAAAATTTCCTTATGTGCAAGATGAGACAGAATTAACCCAAGCGTGGGAAACGGCAGCGAAAACCGTCTTAACTTATTTGCAAAACGGCGAAGATGTCACCTTTGCTTGTGAAGGAGATATTAGTTTTTATAGTACCTTTACCTACCTCGCCCAAACGGTACAAAAGTTAGATTCTAATGTGGTTATAGAGACAATTCCAGGGGTTTGTTCTCCCATGGCAGCGGCTGCTGAGTTAGGGATTCCTTTAACCACGCGATCGCAGCGTTTAATGATTCTCCCCACACTGTATCATCTAGAGGAACTAGAAACTGCTCTCAATACAGCCGAAGTAGTGGTTTTAATGAAATTTAGTTCTCTCTACCCTCAAATTTGGGAATTATTAGATAAAAAAGGTTTACTCGCTTCTAGTCAAATTGTGGAAAAAGCAACCATGCCAGATCAAGTCGTTTATAAAGACTTACGCAATATGGATCAACTTAAACTATCTTACTTTTCCATTATGATCATCAACCATTACTAATCTTGAAGTCATCCCTTAAAAATTCCAACTTAATCAAAGGAAATTAGGAGCAAGTCAGTACAACCCTTAATTTCCTTTGACTAAAGTACCTAGTGTTAGCTTGCGTTCAGAGACTAACATCTACTAACTGAGCCACAAGCCAAAAATAGATCATTAGGCCCACGAAATCTTTAATGGTCGTGATAAATGGATCCGCTCCAGGACCGTGGTCAATGCCCAGCTTGAGCATGACCCAAGGGAGAAATGCACCTAACATTGATGCTAGAACGATTACGATAAAAAGGGATATTCCAACGGCAGGAGCAAGCCCAGGAATGTCATTAGGCGCGGCTTGCCAAACGTAGGTAATCACCCCACCAGCAAGACCAAGGATTGCCCCCATAGCGAGAGAAATTCTTAGCTCCCGTGCAAGATAGGGGAAAAAGTCACCTGCATTAATATGTTGCCATGCCAAACCTCGGGCAAACACAGTTGTTGATTGAGTCCCTACATTACCTCCCATATCCATCACTACTGGGATAAAAATAGCAGCTGCAGCAACTGCTTCAAGGGTGCCTTCGTAGGCTTCAATAACTCCTCCTACTGCCATACCACCCATTAAAGTGACAACCAGAAAGATGATTCGTAATTGGATAGCGTACCGAGCTTGCCCTGTGACAAGTCGCTCACTCCAC
This window of the Euhalothece natronophila Z-M001 genome carries:
- a CDS encoding SemiSWEET transporter, whose product is MNPFTIIGLAAGTLTTIAFLPQVIKTWQSKSAKDISLGMFSIFCTGVFLWIIYGFSVGDLPVLLANIVTFILAFTILIFKFRYG
- a CDS encoding Piwi domain-containing protein — its product is MTHYSVNSSNYISTILQVTLSSTSQVFCFHTVSNLSIELGRKIAYQFSAKNSTVKAVYEQGNFWLLSHPSNTTDQTNWQEDYNAIAQRLRPQFGNLDLTLTPVDFSSIPTSIISQLVRVILSTSKQRLELSLIEKEFYQIYRQLEVIPETFFPNQAGIALNWKTSIKPTETIKDYWLRHNKDEGKLLKLAVKNRFINRTGVIDSIIGTCKTERDRLLSYDLIPKTREIIQNSDDEDLVVSVKQNNTDSYGDYVIDGLELSINPKNCHLIGLDQYERYRKLAKISLAQWTDLLEQGKKFVQPILKDWGIQVSKDYVNSIDNQDIFFHSNKFQLDTVQLLFGKGKQFPRDSIKKGLTQGGVFSCHQNFAQEKKIKTVALKLCKDKAKNLLNELTSSFEEVGFQVEFIKKIPIEVSGQMSEDDVAKIDSELKRAIALKPHLFLTILPEGDQQLDDTSQGSYYHHISQQLLKQGIPSQMIKVENLNNRYIINNLVLGILAKLGNLPFVLAQPLKVADCFLGLDVARLRKSKGNGTQNACACVRLYGKQGEFIKYYLEQDRLEGEEVTPKILRKLTPQQDLANKTVLMFRDGRFRGKEIDFLNERGKANNTNFIFVEVTKTKTCRLFNYHQLQNGKKQLQIPHRFLIFRHSNRAATVVTTRPQQSVGIANPIRITIREEGDVPEFKLVLEATFKLCLLHHGSYQEPRLPVPIYASDMIGYKTLKGLYHTNPEGDCQWWL
- a CDS encoding PD-(D/E)XK nuclease family protein — protein: MWVSYSLWSQFQPQLGKEEYHCHHKRGFLRARKKEPEVNLLSQQDTTPQKIGKLAQKAVYYLYHNPESLNQEGLNYVAQKVLNLDQEVVEVQHRLQWILKQYLHYPFLQNKSVLTLTSGEENNFSEVILKDGNRQAKLLFAYDCILNQENGGIHILDFKTGKGQFIPDLRQSLVYLLAGQKLYPNQTVTASFYHLELAQESEIYSATDEELNLVAKNLIDIAQKNQQQINAYRRSPDKFNQIFPASPGKVCNYCPFTSICNYYDPLFSE
- a CDS encoding TIGR03643 family protein — translated: MAWEDRTPFEAITSQYGLKEKEVIKLMRKQMKPSSFRMWRKRVSDRATKHLYKRGFSTGRFKAKHQ
- a CDS encoding Tab2/Atab2 family RNA-binding protein, with product MDTIWELDFYSRPIRDENNKKLWEVLICESPLDVKTTPDQLFRYNKFCSAKSVNSIFLQEAINDAIAQSGHSPKKIRFFRRPMSNMITKACEDLGITALPSRRTYALQKWMRQRQEEVYPQQEGYDESAVTNVSVQYPAENPAILPDAIRGDKGDKWAFVTLEAQSFQEMNEWDISFGEGFPLSLFELDADTKIPGLVIFSPRAIPFAGWMSGIELSQIQLQQGSLPRLILQTGSSECWILADITNPETLKEAKSFQEAKEKAEGVHFFAIQRDPNSDSFAGFWLLA
- a CDS encoding TldD/PmbA family protein, with translation MINPEELLDKAQQAGVDEAEVYQLVSHSQAVYFEANDLKQLETNESEGVALRIWRDRAPSVTVAYGDIDLETFVNRTLALCELNPPETIELTPDHRQVYPTQGKAMSRETLVETGKSAIAQLHKSYPRLLCKAELECEQQTTRILNTKGTDCQYSDISLSAFIEAEWVRGEDFFTIADGVEASESLDLRPTQQRITEGIKFASHIVPSPKGRVPIIFTAKAAPLFWDTLVSALNGKRVWEGSSPWSERLNQQVISPQITLFQDPTQLPQRCPFDDEGTPTQKLMLIQEGRLEQFYSDRAIGCLLETGTTGNGFRPSLGRYPTPGLVNLIVENGKGQLQDLISQLDEGLVIDQLLGEDADLSGEFSANIELGYRIQNGEIIGRVKDTMVAGNIYTALNHLITLGGDSEINGAYKTPSVVVDGLSVVS
- a CDS encoding precorrin-2 C(20)-methyltransferase, with translation MSKLYGVSVGTGDPELITVKGLKCLQNANIIAFPEGIRGKQGIAQTIITPWLESHQTLLPLKFPYVQDETELTQAWETAAKTVLTYLQNGEDVTFACEGDISFYSTFTYLAQTVQKLDSNVVIETIPGVCSPMAAAAELGIPLTTRSQRLMILPTLYHLEELETALNTAEVVVLMKFSSLYPQIWELLDKKGLLASSQIVEKATMPDQVVYKDLRNMDQLKLSYFSIMIINHY
- a CDS encoding magnesium transporter, whose protein sequence is MTQNQEVAQDTEKLLARDKKWSERLVTGQARYAIQLRIIFLVVTLMGGMAVGGVIEAYEGTLEAVAAAAIFIPVVMDMGGNVGTQSTTVFARGLAWQHINAGDFFPYLARELRISLAMGAILGLAGGVITYVWQAAPNDIPGLAPAVGISLFIVIVLASMLGAFLPWVMLKLGIDHGPGADPFITTIKDFVGLMIYFWLVAQLVDVSL